The following proteins are co-located in the Streptomyces sp. DT2A-34 genome:
- a CDS encoding helix-turn-helix transcriptional regulator, translated as MTGDKGDGGELPLLYSEGNIAARVALEREVRGWSTTELADRVSKAGVKMNQTAVWRIENGTPRRRINVDEALAFARVFELPLEELMSPPLEGLDLDSRRLVQEAVEAYYETRDAEDRLHHAVVGIAEHIQTHPDSSRAIHEQCLRLMGEERDARTLTEYIEGGGYYR; from the coding sequence ATGACAGGCGACAAGGGCGACGGCGGTGAACTGCCGCTGCTCTACAGCGAGGGCAACATCGCTGCGCGGGTGGCGCTGGAGCGCGAGGTCAGGGGGTGGAGCACGACCGAGCTGGCGGACCGGGTGTCCAAGGCCGGCGTCAAGATGAACCAGACCGCGGTCTGGCGCATCGAGAACGGCACGCCACGTCGGCGCATCAACGTCGACGAAGCCCTCGCCTTCGCCCGCGTCTTCGAACTGCCCCTAGAAGAGCTGATGTCCCCGCCGCTGGAAGGGCTGGACCTCGACAGCAGACGCCTCGTCCAGGAAGCCGTCGAGGCGTACTACGAGACACGCGACGCCGAGGACCGCCTGCACCACGCCGTCGTCGGCATCGCCGAGCACATCCAGACCCACCCCGACAGCTCACGAGCCATCCACGAGCAGTGCCTTCGCCTCATGGGCGAGGAGCGCGACGCCCGCACCCTCACCGAGTACATCGAGGGCGGCGGCTACTACCGATAA
- a CDS encoding AlpA family transcriptional regulator translates to MRYLTTAEVAERYRTAESTVRYWRQIDKGPRGIKIRKRVLYPEAELLRYERTLADGRDEWGLAS, encoded by the coding sequence ATGCGATACCTGACCACCGCCGAGGTCGCCGAGCGCTACCGCACGGCCGAGAGCACCGTCCGCTACTGGCGCCAGATCGACAAAGGCCCACGCGGCATCAAGATCCGCAAGCGGGTGCTGTACCCCGAGGCCGAGCTGCTGCGATACGAGCGGACGCTGGCCGACGGCCGAGACGAGTGGGGCCTGGCTTCCTGA